A single genomic interval of Caballeronia sp. NK8 harbors:
- a CDS encoding ATP-dependent endonuclease, which produces MASEIKRLHIERFRGVRELTWHPQPGLNLLLGGGNVGKSTILEAIGLLLSPTTSYTLLDSDYLDRLVEDGFLIEAVMSLPGDVNRQSSMAWPWEWDGQDAVLQLAVEPEIAAPAQAPQPARPAVYKVRVRGTADLELVYEIVQPDESVTVFSVALRRQIGLVRLLGDDQSDRDLRLLVGSGLDRLINDRGLRARLGREFAANSVDQHLEAEPRTRLEQLDQDFAERQLPNRLGLAFTGGAGQSINALIGLTAIKNDVVLPLATWGSGTRRLAALAIADCLQDGHPITLVDELERGLEPYRQRQLVRHIAAGQGQTFVTTHSASVVTTAIDASIWYVDTGARVGTLAREKVSRHLARDPEAFLARLTLVAEGATEVGFLQEIFDHELPGWKDRGVHIADGGGNDDTLILLEALSTGGVKFAGFVDNENRYAGRWRAVADRVGALLFQWNAGNMEENVIPLFAAEQVQMLIADPEGEKTGLRLRTLADRLETADASFEALSALALARRGEIIDGPAHPLLPWIVEAATGKVPDVLRDAPAAQRNPFKGHAGAWFKSIEGGRELAGKVYGSGVWDRQLNAVLRGFVDAVILAQADPVPAAARRQAR; this is translated from the coding sequence ATGGCATCAGAGATCAAACGTCTTCACATCGAACGCTTCCGCGGAGTTCGAGAATTGACGTGGCACCCCCAGCCCGGCCTGAACCTACTACTAGGTGGGGGCAACGTTGGTAAGTCAACGATCCTGGAGGCGATCGGTCTTCTGCTCAGCCCGACTACGAGCTACACGCTGTTGGACTCGGACTATTTGGATCGTCTCGTCGAAGACGGGTTTCTCATTGAAGCGGTCATGAGTCTCCCTGGAGATGTGAATCGCCAGAGCAGCATGGCATGGCCATGGGAATGGGATGGTCAGGACGCTGTACTTCAGTTGGCTGTGGAGCCGGAAATTGCGGCGCCAGCACAGGCTCCTCAACCCGCAAGGCCTGCAGTCTACAAGGTCCGCGTCCGTGGCACAGCGGACTTGGAACTCGTGTACGAAATCGTGCAGCCGGACGAAAGCGTCACGGTATTCTCCGTCGCATTGCGCCGCCAGATTGGACTCGTGCGCTTGCTGGGCGATGACCAAAGCGATCGCGACCTGCGGCTGCTTGTTGGATCCGGCCTCGACCGGCTAATCAATGACCGTGGTCTACGCGCGCGGCTTGGGCGGGAGTTTGCCGCTAACTCCGTTGATCAGCATCTCGAAGCCGAGCCACGTACTCGCCTGGAGCAACTCGATCAGGACTTCGCTGAGCGTCAACTTCCAAACCGGCTTGGCCTGGCCTTCACCGGGGGCGCCGGTCAGTCTATTAACGCACTCATCGGTCTCACCGCCATTAAGAACGACGTGGTATTGCCCCTTGCAACTTGGGGCTCGGGCACCCGTCGTTTGGCTGCGCTGGCAATCGCAGATTGCCTGCAGGACGGCCACCCGATCACCCTCGTGGATGAGCTCGAACGTGGGCTTGAACCCTATCGCCAGCGTCAGCTTGTTCGCCATATTGCTGCCGGACAAGGCCAGACTTTTGTCACCACGCATAGCGCCTCCGTTGTGACCACGGCAATTGACGCGTCAATATGGTACGTCGACACCGGCGCAAGGGTCGGTACGCTCGCGCGAGAGAAGGTATCCCGCCATCTAGCCCGAGACCCAGAGGCGTTTCTGGCGCGGCTCACCCTCGTCGCTGAAGGCGCAACCGAGGTCGGGTTCCTCCAAGAAATCTTCGATCACGAACTGCCCGGATGGAAGGACCGCGGCGTTCACATCGCAGACGGCGGCGGCAATGACGACACCCTGATCCTACTTGAAGCGCTTTCGACCGGCGGAGTGAAATTTGCCGGATTTGTCGACAACGAGAACAGGTACGCAGGGCGATGGCGCGCCGTGGCGGACCGCGTCGGCGCGCTTCTATTCCAGTGGAACGCCGGCAACATGGAAGAGAATGTGATTCCGCTGTTCGCCGCCGAACAGGTTCAAATGCTCATCGCTGATCCAGAAGGAGAAAAAACCGGGCTCCGGTTGCGGACGCTTGCCGATAGGCTGGAAACAGCCGACGCCTCGTTCGAGGCACTGAGCGCGCTCGCATTAGCGCGCCGCGGCGAAATCATCGACGGCCCAGCGCACCCCCTGCTCCCTTGGATCGTTGAAGCCGCAACGGGTAAGGTACCCGATGTACTACGCGACGCGCCGGCGGCACAACGCAACCCCTTCAAGGGACATGCGGGAGCATGGTTCAAAAGCATCGAAGGCGGTCGTGAACTGGCCGGAAAAGTTTACGGCTCTGGTGTCTGGGATAGACAACTGAATGCCGTGCTGCGGGGTTTCGTCGACGCGGTTATCCTCGCACAGGCCGATCCGGTTCCTGCTGCGGCCAGGAGGCAGGCCCGGTGA
- a CDS encoding HEPN-associated N-terminal domain-containing protein: MVCITKASPGSPTLLPLRWSNKLTRGSKWDERKHGLWSSRRKDSTRTDTRVCNRCIVDLALRRFIKKEGEKGLDCSYCDADSQGKKSVEFDRFVERVLRGIQSEWGEPNNEGVPWEQGWVGDVFDTYDILTEEIDIGFAHDSLFKDVVSSLSDHQWCQKNFYELEPHQALSAGWKEFASVVKHESRYVFFRRDDARARWRGGEEIPPSEFLDALGAVNESCGLYKTLPAGTAISRLRLHAEDEKLTKAGELGSPPADKAKFANRMSAAGISAFYGAFDKATAIAETTTSLDESTWATLGHFRLLKDIRVVDLTKLPNLPGVFEPDSRSERQGIVFLRDFLDDFTAPIKKDGREHIEYVPTQVVAEYLRFVHRDRKNRAIDGVLYKSARQTGSQACVLFVGAEAACDPGDEDSDKILVLDSTETFEIQPTPSSTHSL, translated from the coding sequence ATGGTATGCATCACCAAGGCGAGCCCCGGCAGCCCCACGCTTTTGCCACTCCGCTGGTCGAACAAATTAACGAGGGGATCGAAGTGGGACGAGCGAAAGCATGGGCTATGGAGCAGCAGGAGAAAGGATTCTACTCGAACAGACACACGCGTCTGTAATCGTTGCATCGTCGACCTGGCACTTCGCCGCTTCATAAAGAAAGAAGGCGAAAAAGGCCTCGACTGTTCATATTGTGATGCGGACTCACAAGGCAAAAAGTCCGTTGAGTTTGACCGTTTCGTCGAGCGTGTGTTGCGGGGAATCCAAAGCGAATGGGGCGAGCCCAACAACGAAGGAGTTCCATGGGAACAGGGATGGGTTGGCGACGTTTTCGACACCTATGACATCCTCACCGAGGAGATCGACATTGGCTTCGCACATGACAGTTTGTTCAAAGACGTTGTAAGCTCGCTGAGCGACCACCAGTGGTGCCAAAAGAATTTTTACGAGCTAGAGCCACATCAAGCACTTTCAGCAGGCTGGAAAGAATTCGCATCTGTTGTCAAGCATGAGTCACGCTACGTTTTCTTTCGCCGGGACGACGCGCGAGCGCGATGGCGCGGAGGCGAGGAAATTCCACCGTCCGAGTTTCTTGACGCTCTTGGAGCGGTCAACGAGAGTTGCGGCTTGTATAAGACGCTCCCCGCTGGGACCGCGATAAGTCGGCTACGGCTGCACGCGGAAGACGAAAAGCTCACGAAGGCCGGAGAACTGGGCTCTCCGCCGGCCGACAAGGCGAAATTCGCAAACCGCATGAGCGCCGCAGGCATTTCAGCATTCTATGGCGCTTTTGACAAAGCGACCGCGATCGCGGAGACAACCACATCCCTGGACGAGTCCACATGGGCAACGCTTGGTCACTTCCGTCTTCTCAAAGATATTCGTGTCGTCGACCTTACCAAACTACCTAATCTACCGGGCGTCTTCGAACCAGATTCGCGCTCTGAGCGTCAGGGGATCGTGTTCTTGCGCGACTTCCTCGACGACTTCACCGCGCCGATTAAGAAGGACGGCCGCGAGCATATCGAGTATGTACCGACGCAGGTTGTCGCCGAATATTTGAGATTCGTCCACCGCGACAGAAAAAATCGCGCAATCGACGGCGTCCTTTATAAGAGTGCTCGGCAAACAGGTTCTCAGGCATGCGTACTGTTCGTTGGCGCTGAAGCTGCATGCGATCCTGGAGACGAAGACAGCGACAAAATTCTTGTGCTGGACTCCACTGAGACATTCGAGATACAGCCGACGCCTTCGTCCACACACTCACTCTGA
- a CDS encoding nitronate monooxygenase family protein, translated as MTSHAHSFAPLKIRGRSLLPIVQGGMGVGISAHRLAGSVAREGAFGTIASIDLRHHHEDLLAMCREDHSRPTLERANLIALAREIRAARELSQGRGMIAVNVMKAVSAHADYARVACDEGANAIVMGAGLPLDLPDLTAGCDIALIPILSDSRGVTLVLKKWMKKGRLPDAIVIEHPAHAGGHLGVAAVADMHDERFGFERVLTELDASFAALGLKREDVPVIVAGGINSHEAVRKWLAAGANGVQIGTPFAVTEEGDAHPDFKRVLVEATPDDIVEFVSVTGLPARAVKTPWLMRYLRNEERIRTKIGARKQACPSALDCLSACGLRDGIEKFGHFCIDTRLAAALRGDVGNGLFFRGREKLPFGAAIRSVRDLIELLLTGATKAAPASC; from the coding sequence ATGACCTCTCACGCACATTCCTTCGCGCCGCTCAAGATTCGCGGTCGCAGCCTTCTGCCGATCGTGCAGGGCGGCATGGGCGTCGGCATTTCCGCGCACCGGCTGGCGGGCAGCGTCGCGCGTGAAGGCGCGTTCGGCACCATCGCGAGCATCGACTTGCGTCATCATCACGAGGATCTGCTCGCGATGTGCCGTGAAGACCACTCGCGCCCGACGCTCGAACGCGCGAACCTGATCGCGCTCGCACGCGAGATCAGGGCGGCGCGCGAGTTGTCGCAAGGGCGCGGCATGATCGCCGTCAACGTGATGAAGGCGGTGAGCGCGCATGCGGATTACGCGCGCGTCGCGTGCGACGAGGGCGCGAACGCCATCGTGATGGGCGCGGGCCTGCCGCTCGACTTGCCCGATCTCACCGCAGGCTGCGATATCGCGCTGATCCCGATTCTCTCCGACAGCCGTGGCGTCACGCTCGTGCTCAAGAAGTGGATGAAAAAAGGCCGCCTGCCCGATGCCATCGTGATCGAGCATCCGGCGCACGCGGGCGGTCATCTGGGCGTCGCCGCCGTCGCGGACATGCACGACGAGCGCTTCGGTTTCGAGCGCGTGCTGACGGAACTCGATGCATCTTTCGCAGCGCTCGGACTCAAGCGCGAAGACGTGCCGGTGATTGTCGCGGGCGGCATCAACAGTCACGAAGCAGTGCGCAAGTGGCTCGCGGCGGGCGCGAACGGCGTGCAGATCGGTACGCCGTTCGCCGTCACCGAAGAGGGCGACGCGCATCCCGACTTCAAGCGCGTGCTGGTCGAGGCGACGCCGGACGATATCGTCGAATTCGTCAGCGTGACGGGACTGCCCGCGCGCGCCGTCAAGACGCCCTGGCTCATGCGCTATCTGCGCAATGAAGAACGCATCCGCACGAAGATCGGCGCGCGCAAGCAGGCGTGCCCGTCGGCGCTCGACTGCCTGAGCGCGTGCGGCCTGCGCGACGGCATCGAGAAGTTCGGCCACTTCTGCATCGATACGCGGCTGGCCGCTGCCTTGCGCGGCGATGTCGGCAACGGGCTGTTTTTCCGTGGACGCGAGAAGCTGCCGTTCGGCGCGGCGATCCGCAGCGTGCGCGATCTGATCGAACTGCTGCTGACAGGTGCGACCAAAGCCGCGCCTGCTTCGTGCTGA
- a CDS encoding iron ABC transporter permease, translated as MELTIDAMKAALSRSTRLDAKWLVIGGAVVIAGVLALIPLVFLFWQSFFTPQVADNPAAFTFGNYRLAYGSPETLRTLFNSLKFAFGAACVSFAIGTVLAWIIERTNTPFRKFFYAITIVPLIVPSILFTIAWIFLASPKIGVLNVALGSLFGVTKPFFDIYSMGGMIWVDGLHYSTMAFLLMSAAFRGMDPSLEESSLMSGAGIARTMWHITLRLAFPAIVSTLLILFVRALESFEVPALIGLPVKLQVFTSSIYEAIEQYPSQIGLASSYSMLLLVITSVGLYLQSRVSSGGGKYSTMSGKGFRPRVVDIGKWRYLTAGVFVVYFLLIVALPFAVLLWSSLQKYYRTPSLAALHHLSFDAYGYILHLSTLRHAVVNSLLLSFGCATAVMLLSAVICWIVIKTKLPGRWLLDNLASLPLVFPGLVLGLSFMIVSLKVDIGIYGTLWILLIAYITRFMPYGMRYTTTSMVQIHKELEESAAMSCASWSATFFRIVLPLLKPGLLAGWIYVMIVSIRELSSSILLYSPGSETVSIVIWELWQNGQYVELSALSVMLVLALLALVMLLQWIGAKFGVKANHA; from the coding sequence TTGGAACTGACAATCGATGCGATGAAGGCAGCCCTGTCGCGTTCCACGCGGCTCGATGCGAAGTGGCTCGTGATCGGCGGCGCGGTCGTCATCGCGGGCGTGCTCGCGCTGATCCCGCTCGTGTTCCTCTTCTGGCAGAGCTTCTTCACGCCGCAAGTCGCCGATAACCCCGCCGCCTTCACCTTCGGCAATTACAGGCTCGCGTACGGCAGTCCCGAAACGCTGCGCACGCTCTTCAACTCGCTCAAGTTCGCGTTCGGCGCCGCCTGCGTGTCGTTCGCGATCGGCACCGTGCTGGCGTGGATCATCGAGCGCACCAACACGCCTTTCCGCAAGTTTTTCTACGCCATCACCATCGTCCCGCTGATCGTCCCGAGCATCCTTTTCACGATCGCGTGGATCTTCCTCGCGAGCCCGAAAATCGGCGTGCTCAACGTGGCGCTCGGCTCGCTGTTCGGCGTGACGAAACCCTTCTTCGACATCTACAGCATGGGCGGCATGATCTGGGTCGACGGCCTGCATTATTCGACGATGGCCTTCCTCCTCATGTCCGCCGCCTTTCGCGGCATGGACCCGTCGCTGGAGGAATCGTCGCTGATGAGCGGCGCGGGCATCGCGCGGACGATGTGGCACATCACGCTGCGGCTCGCGTTTCCGGCCATCGTCTCGACGCTGCTGATTCTCTTCGTGCGCGCGCTCGAATCGTTCGAAGTGCCCGCGCTGATCGGCTTGCCGGTGAAGCTGCAGGTGTTCACGTCGTCGATCTACGAGGCGATCGAGCAGTATCCGAGTCAGATCGGACTCGCTTCCTCTTACTCGATGCTGCTGCTCGTCATCACCTCGGTCGGCCTCTATCTGCAATCGCGCGTCTCCTCGGGCGGCGGCAAATATTCGACGATGAGCGGCAAGGGCTTTCGTCCGCGCGTGGTCGACATCGGTAAATGGCGTTATCTGACGGCCGGCGTGTTCGTCGTCTACTTTTTGCTGATCGTCGCGTTGCCGTTCGCGGTGCTGCTGTGGTCGTCGCTGCAGAAGTATTACCGCACGCCATCGCTCGCCGCGCTGCATCACCTTTCGTTCGATGCTTACGGATACATCCTGCATCTCTCGACGTTGCGTCACGCGGTCGTCAACAGCCTCCTGCTCTCGTTCGGCTGCGCGACCGCCGTCATGCTGCTGTCCGCGGTGATCTGCTGGATCGTCATCAAGACGAAGCTACCGGGCCGCTGGCTGCTCGACAACCTCGCATCGCTGCCGCTCGTGTTCCCGGGGCTCGTGCTCGGCCTGTCGTTCATGATCGTTTCGCTGAAGGTCGATATCGGCATCTACGGGACGCTGTGGATTCTGCTGATTGCGTACATCACGCGCTTCATGCCGTACGGCATGCGCTACACGACGACATCGATGGTGCAGATTCACAAGGAACTCGAAGAGTCCGCCGCGATGAGCTGCGCGAGCTGGAGCGCGACGTTCTTCCGCATCGTGCTGCCGCTCCTGAAGCCGGGCCTGCTCGCGGGCTGGATCTACGTGATGATCGTGTCGATCCGCGAGCTGTCGAGTTCGATCCTGCTCTACAGCCCCGGCTCGGAGACGGTGTCGATCGTGATCTGGGAGCTTTGGCAGAACGGGCAATACGTGGAGCTCTCGGCGCTCTCGGTGATGCTCGTGCTCGCGTTGCTCGCGCTCGTCATGCTGCTGCAATGGATCGGCGCGAAGTTCGGCGTGAAAGCGAACCACGCCTGA
- a CDS encoding UvrD-helicase domain-containing protein, with protein MSDASVAEALRTEVQRVVVEAPAGTGKTYQAASYARDATTGLGKGQRVLILAHTHSACGVFSSRTTDLAGRLRIGTIDSLVATIAQIYHRALDLPADIHAWSIARGAECYADLADRVLRLIVRSPGIAGAVAERHPIIICDEHQDASQDQHTIVDMLGQAGAKVRFFGDPMQMIFSTGRERESHETQWRDLVASANAFEHLDTAHRWTNGSPELGAWVLEQRERLSAGGSVNLGNRLPRGLRLLRADNRAPRFGGFQLSPVERRPLDIVVRDSPNLLVLTAHNKTVLGLNAFWGARIPIWEGYTRHALSDLLAACRVRSGDPVALGRAMCVFLEAVGKGFSPTAFGNRLAQELETHCVRPCRGKPAEIQSIARLILQKPTHTGVGEAIDRIHHLMNTSQHFGDARIDLRTEFAQARRIQVHPDISTVLAGLAYQRGKGSDRMPFRSISTIHKSKGLECDRAVLIPCDAGSLAPNQKNRCLLYVALSRSCEELTLVVPNDNPSPLLEL; from the coding sequence GTGAGCGACGCCTCGGTCGCTGAAGCGCTGCGGACAGAGGTGCAGCGTGTCGTTGTTGAGGCGCCTGCAGGCACGGGCAAAACATATCAAGCCGCCAGCTACGCTCGGGATGCTACAACAGGCCTGGGTAAAGGCCAGCGGGTACTGATATTGGCCCATACACATTCCGCCTGTGGCGTCTTCTCGTCGAGAACGACCGACTTGGCGGGACGGCTGAGAATTGGGACCATCGACTCACTCGTCGCAACGATCGCCCAGATCTACCACCGTGCTCTTGACCTACCTGCAGATATTCACGCTTGGTCGATTGCTCGAGGAGCCGAATGCTACGCCGACCTCGCAGACAGGGTACTGCGCCTGATCGTCCGTTCACCTGGTATCGCTGGCGCGGTCGCAGAACGACACCCCATCATTATCTGCGACGAGCATCAGGACGCCAGCCAGGATCAACACACGATCGTCGATATGCTTGGACAGGCAGGTGCGAAAGTGCGGTTTTTTGGCGACCCTATGCAGATGATTTTCAGTACAGGGCGGGAACGCGAATCACATGAGACTCAATGGCGCGATCTCGTGGCAAGCGCCAACGCCTTCGAGCACCTGGACACTGCACACCGCTGGACTAATGGCTCTCCTGAACTGGGCGCCTGGGTGCTCGAACAGCGCGAGCGGCTAAGTGCCGGCGGCAGCGTCAATCTGGGGAACCGGTTGCCCAGAGGCTTACGCCTGTTGCGGGCAGACAATCGTGCGCCGCGCTTTGGCGGCTTCCAGCTAAGTCCGGTGGAACGTCGTCCGCTCGACATCGTGGTCCGGGACAGTCCGAACCTGCTGGTGTTGACCGCTCACAATAAAACGGTACTCGGTCTCAACGCGTTCTGGGGAGCCCGCATACCGATCTGGGAGGGTTATACGAGACACGCCTTGAGTGATCTCCTTGCGGCCTGCCGCGTCCGGTCCGGCGATCCTGTCGCCCTCGGCAGGGCAATGTGTGTCTTCCTCGAAGCGGTCGGAAAAGGCTTCTCGCCCACAGCCTTCGGCAATCGACTTGCTCAGGAACTGGAAACCCACTGCGTGAGACCCTGCCGCGGGAAACCTGCAGAGATTCAATCGATAGCTCGGCTGATTTTGCAGAAGCCCACCCATACCGGCGTCGGCGAAGCAATCGATCGCATCCATCACCTGATGAATACGAGCCAGCATTTCGGCGACGCCCGCATCGACCTACGGACGGAATTTGCTCAGGCACGGCGCATTCAGGTGCACCCTGACATCAGCACCGTGCTTGCAGGACTTGCTTATCAGCGCGGCAAAGGAAGTGACCGGATGCCGTTCCGGTCGATCAGCACGATCCACAAGTCCAAAGGGCTTGAATGCGATCGCGCCGTTCTGATTCCTTGTGACGCTGGCAGTCTCGCGCCCAATCAGAAAAACCGATGTCTGCTGTACGTTGCGCTTAGCCGATCTTGCGAGGAACTCACGCTTGTGGTGCCGAACGACAACCCGTCCCCGCTCCTCGAACTGTAG
- the cyoA gene encoding ubiquinol oxidase subunit II yields MNENTQRLAVPLLSGLIASLCLSGCKLEVLDSKGVIGAAESSLIATATYAMLLVVVPVILLTLFFAWRYRASNRNATYAPKWAHSTAIEVVVWVIPAIIILYLGILTWKTTHELDPYKPLESNVKPINVEVVALDWKWLFIYPDLGVASVNQLAFPVGTPVNFRITSDSVMNSFFIPQLGSQIYAMAGMQTKLHLLTDHAGDYAGISANYSGKGFSDMKFRALAMSSADFDAWVKKVKTAPENLSMDVYAGVARPSEKVAVRYFSTVDPKLFKNIVGKYNNGRFDVNGDNCVTKG; encoded by the coding sequence ATGAATGAAAATACCCAACGTTTAGCAGTGCCATTGTTATCGGGGTTGATAGCCAGTCTCTGTCTTTCGGGATGCAAGCTGGAGGTGTTGGACTCGAAAGGCGTGATCGGCGCAGCGGAATCCTCGCTGATCGCCACCGCGACTTACGCCATGCTTCTTGTCGTGGTCCCGGTGATTCTGCTCACCCTGTTTTTCGCATGGCGCTATCGGGCGTCCAACAGGAACGCCACCTATGCGCCGAAGTGGGCGCACTCCACGGCCATCGAAGTGGTGGTCTGGGTGATTCCGGCGATCATCATCCTGTACCTCGGCATCCTGACGTGGAAAACCACGCATGAGCTCGATCCGTACAAGCCGCTGGAATCGAACGTCAAGCCGATCAACGTCGAAGTCGTGGCGCTGGACTGGAAGTGGCTGTTCATCTATCCCGACCTGGGCGTGGCGTCGGTCAACCAGCTCGCGTTTCCGGTCGGCACGCCGGTGAACTTCCGCATCACGTCGGATTCGGTGATGAACTCGTTCTTCATCCCGCAACTGGGCAGCCAGATCTACGCAATGGCCGGCATGCAGACGAAGCTGCACCTGCTGACCGATCACGCGGGCGACTACGCGGGCATCTCGGCGAACTACAGCGGCAAAGGCTTCTCCGACATGAAGTTCCGCGCACTGGCGATGTCCAGCGCAGACTTCGACGCGTGGGTCAAGAAGGTCAAGACCGCGCCCGAGAACCTGAGCATGGACGTCTACGCCGGCGTCGCGCGCCCGAGCGAGAAGGTCGCGGTGCGCTATTTCTCGACCGTCGATCCGAAGCTGTTCAAGAACATCGTCGGCAAATACAACAACGGCCGCTTCGATGTGAATGGCGACAACTGTGTAACAAAGGGGTAA
- a CDS encoding ABC transporter ATP-binding protein encodes MLNVQGLNTEYVDGNNVRVRAARDVSFDVPEGKLFTLLGPSGCGKTTTLRSIAGLERPVDGSISVNGVTVFSARDDTFVPPNRRKFGMVFQSYAIWPHMTVFRNASFPLEVGEKKYSKREIEAKVMRVLTAVGLDHVADRDATRMSGGQQQRLALARALVMEPKLLLLDEPLSNLDAKLRDKMRFELKRMQRELRITTIYVTHDQEEALALSHEIAVMKDGQIVQKAAPRAIYDLPNCKFVADFVGTTNFIDGRVRDCEGDDGNVLIESSIGVIAVANAVSCRPGDEVVISVRPENVMVHESLDGLSARNVYTGTVAAKVFLGETLDFQIRIGEQIVLARVHPSHKTPVGETIHFSIDAGSCIALASQKA; translated from the coding sequence GTGCTGAACGTACAAGGACTGAACACCGAATATGTCGATGGCAACAACGTGCGCGTGCGCGCGGCTCGCGACGTGTCGTTCGATGTGCCCGAAGGCAAGCTCTTCACGCTGCTCGGCCCGAGCGGCTGCGGCAAGACGACGACGTTGCGTTCCATTGCCGGGCTGGAGCGTCCGGTAGATGGTTCCATTTCCGTGAACGGCGTGACCGTATTTTCCGCGCGCGACGACACCTTCGTGCCGCCGAACCGTCGCAAGTTCGGCATGGTGTTTCAGTCATACGCCATCTGGCCGCACATGACGGTGTTTCGCAACGCGAGCTTTCCGCTTGAAGTGGGCGAGAAGAAATACTCGAAGCGCGAGATCGAAGCAAAGGTGATGCGCGTGCTGACGGCGGTCGGTCTCGATCATGTCGCGGACCGCGATGCGACGCGCATGTCGGGCGGCCAGCAACAGCGCCTCGCGCTCGCGCGCGCGCTCGTGATGGAGCCGAAGCTGTTGCTGCTCGATGAACCGCTCTCGAACCTCGATGCAAAACTGCGCGACAAGATGCGCTTCGAGTTGAAGCGCATGCAGCGCGAACTGCGTATCACGACCATCTACGTGACGCACGATCAGGAAGAAGCGCTCGCGCTGTCGCATGAAATCGCCGTGATGAAAGATGGCCAGATCGTGCAGAAAGCCGCGCCGCGCGCGATCTACGATCTGCCGAACTGCAAGTTCGTCGCGGACTTCGTGGGCACGACCAACTTCATCGATGGCCGCGTGCGCGACTGCGAAGGCGATGATGGCAACGTGCTGATCGAATCGTCGATCGGCGTGATCGCGGTGGCGAACGCGGTGTCGTGCCGCCCCGGCGATGAAGTCGTGATCTCCGTGCGCCCGGAAAACGTGATGGTCCATGAATCGCTCGATGGCCTGAGCGCGCGCAACGTGTACACCGGCACTGTCGCGGCGAAAGTGTTTCTCGGGGAAACGCTCGATTTCCAGATTCGCATCGGCGAACAGATCGTGCTGGCGCGCGTGCATCCGTCGCACAAGACGCCGGTCGGGGAGACCATCCACTTTTCGATCGATGCCGGGAGCTGCATTGCGCTGGCTTCGCAGAAGGCTTGA